A single window of Sneathiella limimaris DNA harbors:
- the fabZ gene encoding 3-hydroxyacyl-ACP dehydratase FabZ has protein sequence MTEATEKTTVDTIEIVDILNMLPHRYPLLLVDRVKDLVPDTSATGIKNVTVNEPQFQGHFPGRPIMPGVMIVEAMAQTAAVLVIKTLDAVGANKHVLFMSIDNARFRRPVTPGDTLEIKVTKKQQRGPVWKFTGIVEVEGSKVAEAEFAAMITD, from the coding sequence ATGACTGAGGCTACAGAGAAGACCACTGTGGATACAATCGAGATTGTGGATATTCTAAATATGCTGCCTCATCGGTATCCTTTGCTTTTGGTCGATCGCGTTAAGGATCTTGTTCCAGACACTTCTGCTACCGGTATTAAAAATGTGACGGTCAATGAGCCTCAATTCCAAGGCCATTTTCCCGGCAGACCAATTATGCCGGGTGTAATGATTGTCGAGGCCATGGCGCAGACAGCTGCTGTTCTAGTCATTAAAACACTGGATGCAGTGGGAGCGAATAAGCACGTGCTATTTATGTCCATTGATAATGCTCGTTTCAGGCGGCCAGTAACACCAGGTGATACTCTCGAGATTAAAGTCACCAAAAAACAACAGCGGGGCCCAGTTTGGAAGTTTACGGGCATAGTTGAAGTTGAAGGCTCTAAGGTTGCCGAAGCCGAATTTGCGGCGATGATTACTGACTAA
- a CDS encoding OmpH family outer membrane protein — protein sequence MALLPVLLVLTTANLSAEEGQRIAVLDLGKVLINSLAMQDIDRQLKTADQKLKTDVQAQEQTFREEQQKLNEQRAILAPEVFRQKVDDLNRKGASYRNDYQKKVQQLARSRSVAIRKIEKTMEPIVSDIANAVGATMIVEKSNIIFGVKSLNISDEVIKRLNTQLKSLKLEIVPLSQAN from the coding sequence ATGGCTTTACTGCCAGTCCTTTTGGTATTGACGACAGCAAATTTGTCGGCAGAAGAAGGGCAAAGAATTGCAGTTCTTGACCTGGGTAAGGTCCTGATAAATTCCCTCGCAATGCAGGATATTGATCGGCAATTGAAAACAGCGGATCAAAAACTTAAGACAGACGTTCAGGCTCAGGAACAAACTTTCAGGGAAGAACAGCAGAAATTGAACGAACAACGGGCAATTTTAGCGCCTGAAGTTTTCCGGCAAAAGGTCGACGATCTGAACCGGAAGGGGGCTAGTTATCGCAATGACTACCAGAAAAAGGTACAACAACTAGCGCGAAGTCGGTCAGTTGCCATCCGAAAGATTGAAAAAACAATGGAGCCCATTGTTTCAGACATTGCGAACGCGGTCGGCGCAACCATGATAGTGGAAAAAAGTAACATCATTTTTGGGGTCAAAAGCCTGAATATCTCAGATGAGGTTATTAAACGTTTAAATACACAGCTTAAGTCATTGAAACTGGAAATCGTTCCTTTATCGCAGGCTAACTGA
- the lpxD gene encoding UDP-3-O-(3-hydroxymyristoyl)glucosamine N-acyltransferase, with the protein MADASFFKKEGPFRLQELADISGATLLNSDLSELMIIDVGSLDQAGPGEISFLSNPKYVEVFKTTKASACIISEKQVQHAPEGIAVLVSGDPYKSYAKIAQHFYPAEKSTGEIHPTAVIAPTARIGENVSIGAYSIIGENVRIGRDTIIKNQVSIEEGVKLGRNCIISSQVSLQACHIGDNVTLHSGVRIGCDGFGFAPDPSGHIKIPQLGRVLIGSNVEIGANTAIDRGAGPDTIIGDGCWIDNLCQIGHNVQMGRGCILAAQTGVSGSSVLEDFVVLGGQVGLAGHIKIGMGTQVTAKSGVISDIPPGQVYAGFPARPRKEFFRSIATLSKLSKPKGKKE; encoded by the coding sequence ATGGCGGATGCAAGCTTTTTCAAAAAAGAGGGGCCTTTTCGTCTTCAGGAATTAGCGGATATTTCTGGAGCAACACTTCTGAATAGTGATTTGTCTGAACTGATGATTATTGACGTTGGTTCACTGGATCAGGCCGGCCCAGGTGAAATTAGTTTTCTCAGTAATCCAAAATATGTGGAAGTTTTTAAAACCACAAAAGCGTCTGCCTGCATTATTTCAGAAAAACAGGTTCAACACGCACCTGAAGGCATTGCGGTTCTGGTTTCAGGTGATCCTTACAAGTCTTATGCAAAAATCGCGCAGCATTTTTATCCAGCTGAAAAGTCTACTGGTGAAATCCACCCAACGGCTGTCATTGCGCCGACTGCACGGATAGGAGAAAATGTTTCTATCGGTGCGTACTCCATTATCGGGGAAAATGTTCGTATTGGCAGAGATACTATCATCAAAAATCAAGTGTCAATCGAGGAGGGCGTCAAACTTGGTCGGAATTGTATAATTTCCTCTCAAGTTAGTCTGCAGGCTTGTCATATTGGTGACAATGTAACTTTGCATTCTGGGGTTCGAATTGGGTGCGACGGATTTGGGTTTGCCCCAGACCCATCAGGACACATAAAGATCCCACAATTAGGTCGGGTTCTTATCGGCAGCAATGTTGAAATAGGAGCAAACACGGCCATAGACCGTGGTGCCGGGCCCGACACAATAATTGGTGATGGGTGCTGGATCGACAATCTTTGTCAGATTGGCCATAATGTCCAGATGGGACGAGGATGTATCCTGGCCGCACAAACCGGTGTTTCTGGAAGTTCCGTGTTAGAGGATTTTGTGGTCCTTGGGGGGCAGGTTGGACTTGCAGGACACATCAAAATTGGGATGGGCACTCAAGTTACTGCCAAATCTGGTGTGATATCAGATATCCCACCGGGGCAGGTATATGCAGGCTTTCCAGCTCGACCCCGAAAAGAATTTTTCAGATCAATTGCGACGTTAAGCAAACTTTCTAAACCTAAAGGAAAAAAGGAATGA
- the gltX gene encoding glutamate--tRNA ligase translates to MTVVTRFAPSPTGFLHIGGARTALFNWLFAKHHQGKFLLRIEDTDRERSTEEAIDAILAGMKWLGLDWDGEPTYQFSRKDRHIEIAKQLIDEGKAYYCYASKEELQEMREKAREEGRAPGYDGRWRDRDPSEAPEGVDPVVRFKSPNEGETVIRDQVQGDVTIKNSQLDDLILLRADGTPTYMLSVIVDDHDMGVTHIIRGDDHLTNAARQIQLYNALGWEVPVMAHIPLIHGPDGAKLSKRHGALGVEAYQEMGYLPEALRNYLLRLGWSHGDDEIISTEQAIEWFNLEAIGKSAARFDFAKLENLNGTYIRNAEDRYLTELIKPLLEKKFDCKINDQQFTAIENAMNGLKERAKSVISLADSAAFLLAKRPLTMDEKASKLLDDNSILVLQKLADRLEALGNWDKDHIEGVVRETADLEDLKLGKIAQPLRAALTGTTVSPGIFDVLEVLGKEESIGRIRDTNKTES, encoded by the coding sequence ATGACTGTTGTGACCCGCTTTGCTCCGTCTCCTACCGGTTTTCTCCATATTGGAGGAGCTCGTACTGCCTTGTTCAACTGGCTGTTTGCAAAACACCATCAGGGAAAGTTTCTGCTACGGATTGAAGACACTGATCGGGAACGCTCTACTGAAGAAGCAATTGACGCCATTTTGGCTGGCATGAAATGGCTAGGCTTGGATTGGGACGGGGAACCAACTTATCAGTTCTCCAGAAAAGATAGACACATTGAAATCGCCAAACAGCTCATTGATGAGGGAAAAGCCTATTATTGCTATGCCTCCAAGGAAGAGTTGCAAGAGATGCGTGAAAAAGCGCGCGAAGAAGGCCGGGCACCGGGGTATGATGGCCGTTGGCGGGACAGAGATCCATCTGAAGCTCCTGAGGGTGTTGATCCGGTTGTTCGCTTTAAATCACCAAATGAAGGCGAAACCGTTATTCGGGATCAGGTTCAAGGCGACGTTACAATTAAAAACAGTCAACTGGATGATCTGATCCTCCTTCGGGCTGACGGCACGCCGACATATATGTTGTCAGTAATCGTTGATGATCACGATATGGGCGTAACACATATAATTCGAGGCGATGATCACCTGACAAATGCGGCTCGTCAGATACAGCTTTATAACGCGCTGGGATGGGAAGTGCCTGTCATGGCCCATATTCCCCTAATTCATGGCCCAGACGGTGCTAAGCTGTCTAAACGCCATGGCGCTCTTGGCGTTGAGGCTTATCAGGAAATGGGATACTTGCCAGAAGCCTTGCGCAATTATCTTCTGCGGCTGGGTTGGTCACATGGAGATGATGAAATTATCTCTACTGAACAGGCGATCGAATGGTTCAACCTGGAAGCGATTGGGAAATCTGCCGCGCGATTTGACTTTGCAAAACTGGAAAATCTGAATGGAACCTATATCCGAAATGCAGAAGATCGCTATTTGACAGAGCTGATTAAACCCCTTCTAGAAAAGAAATTTGATTGTAAAATCAACGACCAACAGTTTACAGCCATCGAAAATGCGATGAACGGCTTGAAAGAGAGAGCAAAATCAGTAATATCCCTTGCAGATAGCGCAGCTTTCTTACTGGCCAAACGGCCCCTGACAATGGATGAGAAGGCGTCTAAGCTATTAGATGACAATTCAATTCTGGTCCTGCAGAAACTAGCAGATCGACTGGAAGCTCTTGGTAATTGGGATAAAGATCACATCGAAGGGGTGGTGCGGGAGACTGCCGACTTGGAAGACCTGAAGCTGGGCAAAATTGCGCAACCCTTAAGGGCAGCTTTGACAGGAACAACAGTATCTCCCGGTATCTTTGACGTATTGGAGGTTTTGGGCAAAGAAGAGTCCATAGGCCGGATCAGAGATACAAATAAAACAGAGAGTTAA
- a CDS encoding LpxI family protein, translating to MGSQNVVSANPNCLDDGPIGLIAGQGELPLLLAKKLKQEGRELFIILVKGEADPSDYKEFSTETVAITKIGKFLKLLKQNNCRTVTLCGPVNRPNFKNILPDAQGMKLLTRIGGALSKGDDGLLRAITEFIEENGFKVVGPHELENSFLTSSGTLGTYNPTEQDLDDIAKGREVLEVIGRLDIGQAVVVRNGYVLAVEAAEGTKSMLERCSTLKWEEPAGVLVKLPKPEQELRADMPAIGVATVSQARKAGLKGIAIEAENTLLIDKDNIIKAADDAGLFLFALSRKQD from the coding sequence ATGGGGAGTCAAAACGTGGTTTCTGCCAACCCTAACTGCTTAGACGACGGTCCAATTGGTTTAATAGCTGGGCAGGGGGAATTGCCCTTGCTGTTGGCTAAAAAGCTGAAACAAGAAGGACGCGAACTTTTCATAATATTGGTGAAAGGTGAGGCAGACCCCTCTGATTATAAAGAGTTTTCAACTGAAACTGTCGCCATAACAAAAATTGGAAAGTTTCTTAAACTTCTAAAACAGAACAACTGTCGAACAGTTACTCTCTGTGGCCCCGTCAATCGTCCAAACTTTAAAAATATCTTGCCGGATGCCCAAGGCATGAAACTGTTAACCCGAATTGGGGGGGCTTTAAGCAAGGGTGATGATGGGTTGTTGAGAGCAATCACCGAATTTATCGAAGAAAATGGTTTTAAAGTGGTGGGCCCTCACGAACTGGAAAATTCATTCCTGACCTCAAGTGGTACCCTTGGAACCTATAATCCCACTGAACAGGATTTGGACGACATAGCGAAGGGCAGGGAAGTTCTGGAGGTAATCGGCAGATTAGACATTGGTCAGGCCGTTGTCGTGCGAAACGGTTATGTCCTGGCCGTGGAGGCTGCCGAAGGAACTAAAAGCATGCTGGAAAGATGCTCAACCTTAAAATGGGAAGAGCCAGCAGGCGTTTTGGTAAAATTACCCAAACCTGAACAGGAACTCAGGGCGGATATGCCGGCAATAGGGGTTGCTACTGTTTCTCAAGCCAGAAAAGCAGGATTGAAAGGTATTGCCATAGAAGCCGAGAATACGTTGCTTATAGATAAAGATAATATTATCAAAGCTGCGGATGATGCCGGCCTGTTTCTCTTCGCTCTCAGTCGAAAGCAAGATTAA
- the lpxB gene encoding lipid-A-disaccharide synthase yields the protein MDARGTDQKQVTFFLIAGEPSGDVLGARLMSAIKSRLPDTAQARFYGVGGPLMLQEGLKSLFPMEELTVMGVAEVIPNLGNLLRRIRQTAKAARTHNPDAFISIDAPDFSFRVAAKLQGVNFPKLHYVAPSVWAWRPGRAKKIAALYDHLLTLLPFEPPYFEKEGLDSTFVGHSILDSGADNGDYLRFRSKFPAVKEDPILMVLPGSRRSEVTRHLPIFQLVVQNLSTKHSDLKVVMPIVGKSAEIVRETVENWSVPVTLIDNEQDKYDAMAAAKVALAASGTVGLELALAKLPSVIAYRMHPITAFLAKRLIKLDYVNLVNILLKSEIVPEYLLDNCRAELLVPALETLLSEKSARQKQLKGYNEAVQLLQEKNIRPADKAAKTVLEVSSIEV from the coding sequence ATGGATGCCCGGGGGACAGATCAAAAACAGGTTACTTTTTTTCTGATCGCCGGGGAGCCATCCGGCGACGTCTTAGGCGCGCGCCTGATGTCAGCCATCAAATCCAGATTACCCGATACCGCTCAAGCGAGGTTCTATGGTGTTGGCGGTCCCTTGATGCTCCAGGAAGGCCTGAAAAGCTTGTTTCCGATGGAGGAGTTGACCGTTATGGGTGTCGCCGAAGTGATCCCTAATCTAGGAAATCTCCTCAGGCGGATCAGGCAAACTGCAAAAGCAGCTAGAACTCATAACCCTGATGCTTTCATCTCTATAGATGCCCCGGATTTTAGTTTTCGGGTTGCCGCAAAATTACAAGGCGTTAATTTTCCAAAACTTCACTACGTAGCCCCCTCAGTATGGGCTTGGCGGCCGGGAAGAGCTAAAAAGATAGCTGCTTTGTATGATCATCTTTTGACGCTGTTGCCGTTCGAGCCACCTTATTTTGAAAAAGAGGGATTAGATTCTACTTTTGTAGGGCACTCAATTTTAGATAGCGGCGCCGATAACGGAGACTATTTAAGATTTCGATCCAAATTTCCGGCCGTAAAAGAAGATCCAATTCTCATGGTTCTGCCGGGCAGTCGTCGAAGTGAAGTAACACGACATCTACCGATATTTCAATTAGTTGTGCAGAACCTTTCAACCAAACATTCAGATCTAAAAGTCGTTATGCCGATTGTTGGAAAGAGTGCTGAAATTGTTCGCGAAACTGTTGAAAATTGGTCTGTCCCAGTTACCCTAATTGATAACGAGCAAGATAAATATGATGCTATGGCTGCGGCTAAAGTGGCACTTGCAGCCTCAGGAACTGTTGGTTTGGAATTGGCACTCGCCAAGCTTCCAAGCGTCATCGCTTATAGAATGCATCCGATAACGGCTTTTTTAGCTAAGCGCTTGATAAAACTAGACTATGTGAACCTAGTCAATATTCTGTTGAAATCAGAAATCGTTCCTGAATATCTTTTGGACAATTGCCGGGCAGAGCTTTTGGTTCCTGCACTGGAAACCTTATTGTCAGAGAAAAGTGCACGTCAAAAGCAGTTAAAGGGGTACAACGAAGCTGTCCAATTACTGCAAGAGAAAAATATAAGACCTGCCGATAAAGCAGCGAAAACAGTGCTTGAAGTGTCAAGTATCGAAGTTTAG
- the bamA gene encoding outer membrane protein assembly factor BamA has protein sequence MRSLLIVCFLAMAALGSVVANPGSSHAQTSNSITEIRVEGNRRIEAATVKSYLLFDVGSPYDRGRVDKSLKALFNTGLFADVTIRRNGSSVTVAVVENPIINRLAFEGNLRIEDEVLSAEVQLRPRVVYTRARVQNDVQRIITVYRRSGRFAAVVEPKVIQLPENRVDLVFEINEGEETGINKVRFIGNKKFSDSRLLSQISTTETRWYNFLSDSDTYDPDRLTYDRELLRKYYLSKGYADFRVVSAVAELTPNRDGFFITFALDEGKQYNFAKIDVKSEIKDLQPEAVRALLTTFEGETYNADKIEESIQNITFELGKLGYAFVNVRPRIDRNPDDLTIGVTYEINKGSRVYVERINITGNVRTLDHVIRREFRLVEGDAFNTALLRRSQSRIRSLNFFEKVEVTQDEGSAPDKTVINVDVQEKSTGELSIGAGFSTENSVSGDLQIRERNLLGKGQDLRFKISLGTETQQIDLGFTEPYFLGKDMSGGFDIYSIIDDRQDESGYDLRKIGLRLRSGFPITERVSASVGYTIEDLEISDVDSDASSVIQRSEGRELTSGVNYKITVNYLDDNLLPTEGYRYSFGQTFNGLGGDVYGISSIADIVYFYPVYERDVVFSVGAETGYVFGLGEDVGVNQRFNLGGRSFRGFEKAGLGPRDTNTDDALGGNTYIVGSAELRFPMGFPEEFGLLGRTFVNVGTLTDIDDNDPDIVDDPSIRASAGFGVNWTSPFGPLQVNFSYPFLKEDYDKEEVFQLEFGTRF, from the coding sequence TTGCGCAGTTTACTGATTGTCTGCTTCCTGGCCATGGCAGCACTTGGATCTGTAGTGGCAAACCCCGGAAGCTCTCATGCGCAAACCTCAAACAGTATCACGGAAATTCGGGTTGAAGGTAACCGGCGGATCGAAGCCGCAACTGTAAAATCTTATCTCCTTTTTGATGTCGGTTCTCCCTATGATCGTGGCCGCGTTGACAAATCTCTAAAAGCTCTTTTTAACACAGGGCTATTCGCTGACGTCACGATCCGTCGAAATGGAAGCTCAGTGACTGTTGCAGTTGTTGAAAACCCCATCATCAATCGTCTCGCATTTGAGGGTAACCTCAGAATTGAAGATGAAGTGCTGAGTGCAGAAGTTCAACTTCGACCTCGCGTTGTGTATACACGTGCAAGGGTTCAAAACGATGTTCAGCGAATTATTACGGTGTATCGCCGAAGTGGTCGTTTCGCAGCGGTAGTAGAGCCAAAAGTCATTCAGTTGCCAGAAAACCGGGTTGATCTAGTCTTTGAGATTAACGAAGGCGAAGAGACTGGAATTAATAAGGTTCGCTTCATCGGAAATAAGAAATTCTCTGATAGTCGACTATTGAGCCAAATATCCACGACAGAAACCCGTTGGTATAATTTCCTGTCTGATAGTGACACATACGATCCTGACAGACTGACATATGACCGTGAATTGCTCAGAAAATATTATTTGAGTAAAGGCTATGCCGATTTCAGGGTTGTATCCGCTGTTGCTGAACTTACACCAAATAGAGATGGCTTTTTTATCACCTTCGCTTTGGATGAAGGGAAGCAATATAACTTCGCCAAGATTGATGTAAAAAGTGAAATTAAGGATCTTCAGCCTGAAGCTGTTAGGGCGCTCTTGACGACTTTTGAAGGCGAAACATACAACGCTGATAAAATCGAAGAAAGCATCCAGAATATTACCTTTGAGCTTGGCAAACTTGGATATGCCTTCGTGAATGTCCGTCCGAGAATTGACAGAAACCCTGATGATTTAACGATTGGTGTCACCTATGAGATCAATAAAGGCTCTAGGGTATATGTTGAACGGATCAATATTACTGGTAACGTTCGTACACTTGATCATGTTATCCGACGTGAATTCCGGCTTGTAGAAGGGGATGCCTTTAATACAGCGCTTCTTCGCCGGTCTCAATCACGCATCCGCTCACTCAACTTTTTTGAAAAAGTAGAAGTGACCCAAGATGAAGGGTCAGCACCTGACAAAACGGTTATCAACGTTGATGTACAGGAAAAATCAACAGGTGAGCTGAGTATTGGCGCAGGTTTCTCGACTGAAAACTCTGTTTCAGGCGATTTACAAATCCGAGAGAGAAACCTGTTGGGTAAAGGGCAGGACCTTAGGTTCAAAATCTCACTCGGTACAGAGACACAGCAGATTGATCTTGGATTTACCGAACCCTATTTCTTGGGTAAGGATATGAGTGGTGGTTTCGATATATACAGCATCATTGATGATCGCCAGGATGAGTCAGGTTATGATCTCAGAAAAATCGGACTTAGACTTCGTTCTGGTTTTCCCATAACTGAACGGGTTTCTGCCTCTGTCGGGTATACGATTGAGGATCTCGAAATCAGTGATGTCGATAGTGATGCCTCTTCTGTTATTCAGCGGTCTGAAGGACGTGAGCTGACATCTGGCGTGAATTATAAGATTACCGTCAATTATCTAGACGATAACCTATTACCGACCGAAGGTTATCGGTATTCATTTGGTCAGACCTTTAATGGTCTTGGCGGTGACGTTTATGGAATTTCATCTATTGCCGACATAGTCTACTTCTACCCCGTCTATGAGAGGGATGTTGTTTTTAGCGTTGGTGCAGAAACAGGCTATGTGTTTGGTTTAGGTGAAGATGTAGGTGTAAACCAGCGGTTTAATTTGGGCGGCCGCTCATTTAGAGGGTTTGAAAAAGCTGGTTTGGGACCTAGAGATACTAATACGGATGATGCGCTAGGTGGCAACACATATATTGTTGGATCTGCTGAACTTCGCTTCCCTATGGGTTTCCCAGAAGAATTTGGACTGTTAGGACGAACGTTTGTCAATGTCGGTACATTGACAGACATTGATGACAATGATCCAGATATTGTGGATGATCCTTCAATTCGTGCTTCCGCGGGCTTTGGCGTGAACTGGACTTCACCTTTTGGGCCTCTCCAGGTGAATTTTTCATATCCGTTCTTGAAAGAAGATTACGACAAAGAGGAAGTGTTCCAGCTTGAATTTGGAACCCGCTTCTAA
- the lpxA gene encoding acyl-ACP--UDP-N-acetylglucosamine O-acyltransferase produces the protein MSHIHQSAVIEDGAVIDPTAKIGPYCVIESGVKIGAGSELKSHVSVAGRTTIGDNCVIYPFSSIGHAPQDLKFHGEDSEVIIGDRCTIREHVTINPGTEGGGSITRVGNDCLLMVAAHVAHDCLIGDHVILVNNATLGGHVIIEDFAIIGGLSAVHQFVRIGAHAMIGGASGVETDIIPFGSATGNRAVLAGLNLTGMKRRNFPREEIHAMRNAYKDLFTEDGTFQDRIQLVTQKYPQSSVVKQVIEFINGESKRGFCQP, from the coding sequence ATGTCCCACATTCACCAAAGCGCCGTTATTGAAGATGGTGCTGTTATAGATCCAACTGCGAAGATTGGCCCTTATTGCGTTATAGAAAGTGGCGTTAAAATAGGTGCTGGTTCTGAGTTAAAATCCCATGTGTCTGTTGCTGGTCGCACAACAATAGGTGACAACTGTGTAATCTATCCGTTTTCATCGATCGGGCATGCCCCGCAGGATCTTAAGTTTCATGGTGAAGATAGTGAAGTTATCATCGGGGATCGGTGTACGATCCGAGAACATGTGACTATTAATCCCGGAACAGAAGGTGGGGGCTCCATTACACGCGTTGGCAATGATTGTCTGTTGATGGTTGCAGCCCATGTTGCTCATGATTGCTTGATCGGAGATCATGTTATTCTTGTGAATAATGCCACGCTAGGTGGGCATGTTATTATTGAAGATTTCGCCATTATTGGTGGATTGTCCGCTGTCCATCAGTTTGTGCGCATCGGGGCTCATGCCATGATTGGCGGAGCATCAGGAGTGGAGACAGACATCATTCCGTTTGGTTCTGCAACAGGAAATCGGGCAGTGCTTGCAGGTCTTAATCTGACGGGTATGAAGCGTCGTAATTTTCCGCGGGAAGAAATTCACGCCATGCGAAATGCCTATAAAGATCTATTTACTGAAGATGGAACTTTCCAGGATCGTATCCAGCTTGTAACTCAGAAATACCCCCAGTCGTCCGTTGTTAAACAGGTGATCGAATTCATCAATGGGGAGTCAAAACGTGGTTTCTGCCAACCCTAA
- the gltA gene encoding citrate synthase produces MSGSKENGTVQLNEGSSNTDLPMLEGTVGPKVIDIRKLYAQTGHFTYDPGFTSTASCDSAITFIDGEKGILMHRGYKIEELASQSDFTEVCYLLLKGELPNAEQKAKFSKDITYHTMLHEQLTQFFKGFRRDAHPMAIMVGVVGALSAFYHDSTDINDPHQRMIASYRLIAKMPTIAAMAYKYSVGQPFIYPNNELSYAENFLHMTFSVPAENYKLSPTLAKAMDRIFILHADHEQNASTSTVRLAGSSGANPFACIAAGIACLWGPAHGGANEAVLAMLEEIGSVDRVPEFIQKAKDKNDPFRLMGFGHRVYKNYDPRAKVMQQTCYEVLDELGIKDEPMLKLAMELERIALEDEYFVEKKLFPNVDFYSGIILKAMGFPTSMFTVLFALARTVGWVAQWNEMMEDPGQKIGRPRQLYTGYAERPFVPLVKRK; encoded by the coding sequence ATGAGTGGCTCTAAAGAAAACGGTACAGTCCAACTCAATGAAGGCTCTTCCAATACGGATTTGCCTATGCTTGAAGGAACTGTAGGCCCGAAAGTAATCGATATCCGCAAGTTGTATGCGCAAACAGGTCACTTTACCTACGATCCTGGTTTTACCTCCACCGCTTCTTGTGACTCAGCAATTACCTTTATTGACGGTGAAAAAGGTATCCTGATGCATCGGGGATACAAAATTGAAGAGCTAGCTTCTCAGAGCGATTTTACTGAGGTCTGCTACCTTCTGTTGAAAGGCGAGTTGCCAAACGCTGAGCAGAAAGCAAAATTCTCAAAAGACATCACCTATCACACCATGTTGCATGAGCAGCTGACACAATTCTTTAAAGGATTCCGTCGGGATGCGCATCCAATGGCCATTATGGTTGGTGTTGTTGGTGCACTGTCAGCCTTCTATCACGATAGCACTGACATTAATGATCCACATCAGCGGATGATTGCAAGCTATCGCCTGATTGCGAAGATGCCAACGATTGCTGCAATGGCCTACAAATACTCTGTTGGTCAGCCATTTATCTATCCAAATAATGAACTGTCATATGCAGAAAATTTCTTGCACATGACGTTTAGCGTTCCTGCAGAAAACTATAAACTTTCCCCAACTTTGGCGAAAGCAATGGACCGGATCTTCATTCTGCATGCTGATCATGAACAGAACGCTTCAACATCTACAGTTCGTCTGGCAGGCTCTTCTGGCGCGAACCCATTTGCTTGTATTGCAGCTGGTATTGCTTGTCTCTGGGGTCCTGCTCATGGTGGCGCGAATGAGGCCGTTCTTGCCATGTTGGAAGAAATCGGCTCTGTCGATCGTGTTCCTGAATTTATTCAGAAAGCCAAAGACAAAAATGATCCATTCCGTCTCATGGGCTTTGGTCACCGGGTCTACAAAAACTACGATCCACGTGCGAAAGTTATGCAGCAGACTTGTTACGAGGTTCTTGACGAACTGGGTATCAAGGATGAGCCAATGCTTAAACTGGCAATGGAACTGGAGCGGATTGCTCTGGAAGATGAATATTTTGTAGAGAAGAAACTGTTCCCGAATGTGGACTTCTACTCAGGTATCATTCTGAAAGCTATGGGCTTCCCAACAAGCATGTTCACAGTGCTATTCGCCCTTGCCCGGACAGTTGGCTGGGTTGCACAGTGGAACGAAATGATGGAAGATCCTGGACAGAAAATTGGTCGTCCGCGTCAGCTTTACACTGGCTATGCTGAACGTCCGTTCGTACCATTGGTCAAACGGAAATAA